Genomic segment of Ignavibacteriales bacterium:
TGTAAAAACGGTTCTGCGTGTTGGGAGCGGAATAGGACCGGATACAACAGCACCAGTACTTTTTACAGTCTTGATAATCTTTTCAGTTGATTTATCAATAAGAATATGATCATAAGACTTCAACTTGATTCTAATTTTCTGACCGGACACTTTTTCTGATCTCCTTGTTCAACATAATGCCCCGCATTAGCGGGACTCAAATAATTTATTTTACTCTATAATCTTTGTTACGAAACCTGCACCAACTGTTCTACCGCCTTCACGAATAGCGAATTTCAATCCTTCTTCCATAGCAATCTCAGAAATTAGATCAATCTTAAGTTGTACGCTATCACCAGGCATCACCATTTCTGTACCTTCAGGCAATGTTGCAATACCTGTAACGTCAGTTGTTCTGAAATAGAATTGTGGTCTGTAACCATTGAAGAACGGTGTATGACGTCCGCCTTCATCTTTTGAAAGAATATAAACTTTACCTTCAAATTTCTTATGAGGGGTAATGGAACCTGTCTTTGCAAGAACCATTCCTCTTTCGATTTCATCTTTATCAATACCGCGTAAAAGAATACCGGCATTATCACCGGCTATAGCTGCATCAAGTTCTTTACGGAACATTTCGATACCGGTAACAACTGTTTTCTTATGAACTCCTAAACCGATCAATTCGATTTCTTCTGCTAATTTTACTTGACCTCTTTCAACTCTTCCTGTTGCAACAGTACCACGACCTGTAATAGAAAATACGTCTTCAACAGGCATCAAGAACGGTTTCTCAATACTTCTTTCAGGAACAGGAATATAAGTATCAACAGCATTCATTAATTCCCAAATACAATTGTATCGAGGATCTGAAGGATCCGCACCAGATGCACCTGCTTCCAATGCATGCAAAGCAGAACCTTTAATAATTGGAATTTCGTCGCCAGGGAATTCATATTTTGTTAATAACTCTCTTAATTCCATTTCGACTAAGTCAATTAATTCTTGATCGTCAACAGCATCAACTTTATTCATGA
This window contains:
- the tuf gene encoding elongation factor Tu, which encodes MAKEKFDRSKPHVNIGTIGHVDHGKTTLTAAITMALAKKGLSQIRTFDSIDNAPEERERGITIATAHVEYSTANRHYAHVDCPGHADYVKNMITGAAQMDGAILVVAATDGPMPQTREHILLARQVGVPKIVVFMNKVDAVDDQELIDLVEMELRELLTKYEFPGDEIPIIKGSALHALEAGASGADPSDPRYNCIWELMNAVDTYIPVPERSIEKPFLMPVEDVFSITGRGTVATGRVERGQVKLAEEIELIGLGVHKKTVVTGIEMFRKELDAAIAGDNAGILLRGIDKDEIERGMVLAKTGSITPHKKFEGKVYILSKDEGGRHTPFFNGYRPQFYFRTTDVTGIATLPEGTEMVMPGDSVQLKIDLISEIAMEEGLKFAIREGGRTVGAGFVTKIIE